The following are from one region of the Cytobacillus firmus genome:
- a CDS encoding iron chelate uptake ABC transporter family permease subunit: MRNSTKLMILAAMAIVFILLYGFYDIKGGFDYAFPKRMLRVTAMIITGIAIAYSTVVFQTITHNRILTPSVMGLDSMYQVVQTLIYFFAGSMSVWVLNKYLNFGAAILAMVIFALILYRFLFRADKHPIYFLLLIGMIIGTLLGSFVTFLQVLIDPVEYLSLQSRLFATFTNVKAELLFISIGILALAFLYGYLIMGKLDVMSLGRENAMNLGINYDGMVMRILILSSVLIATSTALVGPITFFGLIVANLSYQYLVTYKHSIHILGASLISIIALVGGNFLVEHIFELRTTLSVIINFVGGIYFIYLLLKESRAAG, translated from the coding sequence ATGCGAAATAGTACAAAATTGATGATTTTAGCAGCGATGGCCATTGTGTTTATTTTGTTATATGGCTTTTATGATATTAAAGGCGGCTTTGATTATGCTTTTCCAAAGCGTATGCTCCGGGTCACAGCGATGATTATTACAGGAATCGCCATTGCTTATTCCACAGTTGTGTTCCAGACCATTACACATAACCGCATTTTAACACCTTCTGTTATGGGCCTTGATTCCATGTATCAAGTGGTACAGACATTAATCTACTTTTTTGCAGGGTCGATGTCAGTGTGGGTGTTAAATAAATACTTGAACTTTGGCGCAGCCATTTTAGCCATGGTCATTTTTGCCCTGATTTTATACCGGTTTTTGTTCAGGGCTGATAAACATCCCATTTATTTTCTTCTCTTAATAGGGATGATTATAGGAACACTCCTGGGGAGCTTTGTCACATTCCTGCAGGTATTGATCGATCCAGTCGAATATTTAAGTCTTCAAAGCCGGCTGTTTGCGACCTTTACAAATGTAAAAGCGGAGTTATTATTTATTTCAATTGGCATCCTTGCTCTGGCATTTCTTTATGGCTACCTTATTATGGGGAAACTGGACGTGATGTCGCTTGGCCGTGAAAATGCGATGAATCTTGGCATTAACTATGACGGTATGGTGATGAGAATTTTAATCTTATCATCAGTTTTAATCGCTACATCAACTGCACTGGTTGGTCCCATTACCTTTTTTGGACTGATTGTGGCCAATCTCTCCTATCAATATCTGGTGACATATAAACACTCCATTCATATTTTAGGGGCAAGCTTGATCAGTATCATTGCTTTGGTCGGCGGTAATTTCCTTGTGGAGCATATATTTGAACTGCGTACCACATTAAGTGTCATTATTAATTTTGTTGGCGGAATTTACTTTATTTATCTATTACTTAAGGAAAGCAGGGCAGCAGGATGA